A region from the Methanofollis liminatans DSM 4140 genome encodes:
- a CDS encoding STAS domain-containing protein has product MTNAIGISVHTGEDGAVVSVTGRIDAASAGLLDTELSGLIEGGERTIIVDMGGLEYISSSGLRVLLAAKKNLKKVGGDLSIAALKPFVREVFEISGFLRIFSVHDTVEEAARRKGQTG; this is encoded by the coding sequence ATGACGAATGCCATCGGCATATCAGTGCATACGGGCGAGGATGGTGCCGTCGTATCGGTAACAGGAAGGATCGACGCCGCTTCGGCCGGTCTCCTTGATACGGAACTTTCCGGGCTCATCGAAGGCGGCGAACGCACGATCATCGTCGACATGGGGGGGCTTGAGTATATCAGCAGTTCAGGTCTCCGGGTGCTCCTCGCGGCAAAGAAGAACCTGAAAAAGGTGGGCGGGGATCTCTCGATCGCCGCGCTGAAGCCGTTTGTGCGGGAAGTCTTTGAAATATCAGGTTTTCTGAGGATCTTTTCCGTCCATGACACTGTCGAGGAGGCCGCTCGCAGAAAGGGACAGACAGGATGA
- a CDS encoding ATP-binding protein — protein sequence MEEISFDAVISSLPGALASVTGALERLGVPEGAVRALELSVDEAVTNIILYGYPSSNGRIWISCLVEGGMVRVQIEDEGVPFDPTEAAEPDLEGDADERPIGGLGIHLIREMTDELRYERRDGRNILVLGKIL from the coding sequence ATGGAAGAGATCTCCTTCGATGCGGTCATCTCGTCCCTGCCGGGTGCGCTTGCCTCGGTGACCGGGGCCCTCGAACGCCTCGGTGTGCCGGAGGGAGCCGTCCGGGCGCTTGAACTCTCGGTGGACGAGGCGGTGACCAACATCATCCTGTACGGCTACCCCTCTTCAAACGGCCGGATCTGGATCTCCTGCCTGGTCGAGGGGGGGATGGTCAGGGTGCAGATCGAGGACGAGGGGGTGCCCTTCGATCCCACAGAGGCAGCGGAACCCGACCTTGAGGGGGACGCCGATGAACGGCCCATCGGCGGCCTCGGCATCCACCTAATCAGGGAGATGACCGACGAACTGCGTTACGAGCGCAGAGACGGACGGAACATCCTGGTCCTTGGAAAAATTCTCTGA
- a CDS encoding PP2C family protein-serine/threonine phosphatase, whose product MNAEIQDLLVLLQMICVIIVAAYFITRTGIFTEVLERRLSIRNRVYLILFFGILSIYGTLSGVEVLGAPINVRDLGPMVAGIFCGPVVGLGAGLIGGAFRMGMGGFTAASCSLSTVLAGLLGGAIYYAHRGRPVAVKTAVGFAAGMEVLHMGIVLLLAQPFDQALSLVNQVALPMILANAAGMFIFAQLIANLLAERRTKAERDSYHDELQRKKAELQIAADIQQTFLPKSIPPLKGFDLFAVSCPAREVGGDFYDAIRLRPDHTGLVIADVSGKSVSAALYMALSRTIIRAMASWHPEVSLALADANTMIEEQSDSGMFVTLFYGVLSEKNRTLTYANAGHNPPLLLRAGSNDFVRLMPTGVALGAASDQAYGEAQVTILPGDLLVLYTDGVTEAINSKDEEFSEAKLMETILRVRGRPSQEIIREIRDGIREHAGEEPQFDDITLMVLKGV is encoded by the coding sequence ATGAACGCCGAAATACAGGATCTGCTCGTTCTCCTGCAGATGATCTGCGTCATCATCGTCGCAGCCTATTTCATCACCAGGACCGGGATCTTCACCGAAGTACTTGAACGCCGGCTTTCGATCAGGAACCGGGTGTACCTGATCCTGTTTTTCGGTATCCTCTCGATATACGGGACCCTGAGCGGCGTCGAAGTGCTCGGCGCACCGATCAATGTGCGTGACCTCGGCCCGATGGTCGCCGGGATCTTCTGCGGGCCTGTGGTCGGTCTCGGCGCCGGGCTCATCGGCGGCGCTTTCAGGATGGGAATGGGTGGTTTCACCGCCGCTTCCTGCTCGCTCTCGACGGTCCTTGCCGGCCTTCTCGGCGGGGCGATCTATTACGCCCACCGGGGGCGCCCGGTCGCCGTCAAAACCGCCGTCGGGTTTGCCGCCGGCATGGAGGTGCTGCACATGGGGATCGTCCTCCTCCTGGCGCAGCCCTTCGACCAGGCCCTCTCCCTCGTGAACCAGGTGGCCCTGCCGATGATCCTTGCCAACGCCGCCGGGATGTTCATCTTTGCGCAGCTGATCGCCAACCTCCTTGCCGAAAGACGGACAAAGGCCGAACGCGACTCTTACCACGACGAACTCCAGCGGAAAAAGGCCGAACTCCAGATTGCAGCAGATATCCAGCAGACATTCCTGCCGAAGTCCATCCCCCCGCTGAAGGGGTTCGACCTCTTCGCCGTCAGCTGTCCGGCACGGGAGGTCGGCGGCGATTTCTACGATGCGATCCGCCTGAGGCCTGACCATACCGGGCTTGTCATCGCGGATGTCTCGGGCAAGAGCGTCTCTGCGGCCCTGTACATGGCGCTCTCCCGGACGATCATCAGGGCGATGGCAAGCTGGCACCCCGAGGTCTCGCTCGCCCTTGCCGATGCGAACACGATGATCGAGGAGCAGTCGGATTCGGGGATGTTCGTCACCCTCTTCTATGGGGTGCTCAGTGAAAAGAACCGGACGCTCACCTACGCGAATGCCGGTCACAACCCGCCCCTCCTCCTTCGGGCGGGATCGAACGATTTTGTCCGCCTGATGCCGACGGGCGTGGCGCTCGGCGCCGCCAGCGACCAGGCGTACGGGGAGGCGCAGGTCACCATCCTGCCGGGCGACCTGCTCGTCCTGTACACCGACGGCGTGACCGAGGCGATCAACAGCAAAGACGAAGAGTTCAGTGAGGCGAAGTTGATGGAGACGATCCTGAGGGTGCGCGGCCGCCCGTCGCAGGAGATCATCAGGGAGATAAGGGACGGGATCCGCGAGCACGCGGGAGAAGAGCCCCAGTTCGACGATATCACCCTGATGGTGCTCAAAGGAGTGTGA
- a CDS encoding FKBP-type peptidyl-prolyl cis-trans isomerase: MRSRIVLAGCAILVALILAAGCTGTPERQTAAPGDNVTVEYTGMYLNGTVFDTSVGRAPLTFMIGGGRVIPGFNDAVIGMAVDETKEVTIPVDEAYGQHRDDLVFYINRTDLPADTAVGQIFLQNSAQFRVVAVNETTVTLDANSPLAGQDLKFTIKLLSIEKHQ, encoded by the coding sequence ATGAGATCCAGGATCGTACTGGCGGGATGCGCCATACTGGTGGCACTGATCCTTGCCGCGGGGTGCACGGGAACCCCCGAGCGGCAGACGGCGGCGCCCGGGGACAATGTCACGGTTGAATATACCGGAATGTACCTGAACGGGACGGTCTTCGACACCTCGGTCGGCAGGGCCCCTCTCACCTTCATGATCGGCGGGGGCCGGGTGATCCCCGGGTTTAACGATGCGGTCATCGGCATGGCCGTGGACGAGACGAAAGAGGTGACCATCCCGGTCGACGAGGCATATGGACAGCACCGGGACGACCTGGTCTTTTACATCAACCGCACCGACCTGCCGGCCGATACGGCGGTCGGGCAGATCTTCCTGCAGAACTCGGCGCAGTTTCGGGTGGTGGCGGTGAACGAGACGACCGTCACCCTGGACGCAAACTCGCCTCTCGCCGGGCAGGATCTGAAGTTTACGATCAAACTGCTCTCGATCGAGAAACACCAGTAA
- a CDS encoding STAS domain-containing protein translates to MEITTERIDGVLVIGLKGRLDGYAATQAAPEIERSLRDDDRSVVFDLDGLTYMSSAGIRILLALHKKVKARNGGIALCNVGEYPQNVLSMAGFDRVLPIFSSRDDALREVQKREGSLSLIADLKNPTVEREGARFAFEPASRAPASLRVKGSLATLLHARIREEDLSAERLSGITYSLGLGALGSGVEDTMPYLGEMMTLHGSMIWLPTDGHDTPDFFVPAGDTGAVRAYTAFNLSLEGSFNEVAVVEAAGEEGIALDALYRAIFALAKERRKECRGVLATAIWGVVAGVQSTGIKRSPIARDAPANGGSILDPENYDDWMDVCTEMKYDGYSIVTFGIGIDLSADLSGYDPAALDAIDAGHAGPSGLSLHNHGVVFRGVPWDAETDLVRGIERCLAEGEFVDMRHLLDTTRIRRAKIGIAYISAIKQE, encoded by the coding sequence ATGGAGATTACGACAGAACGAATTGATGGCGTCCTCGTCATCGGGTTGAAAGGGCGGCTCGACGGCTACGCGGCGACGCAGGCGGCGCCCGAGATCGAGCGGAGCCTGCGGGACGACGACCGGTCGGTCGTCTTCGATCTGGACGGGCTCACCTATATGAGCAGCGCCGGGATCAGGATCCTGCTGGCGCTCCATAAGAAGGTGAAGGCGAGAAACGGCGGGATCGCCCTCTGCAACGTGGGAGAGTACCCGCAAAACGTGCTCTCGATGGCCGGGTTCGACCGGGTCCTCCCGATCTTTTCGTCCCGGGATGACGCCCTGAGGGAGGTGCAGAAGCGCGAGGGTTCCCTCTCCCTGATCGCCGACCTCAAAAATCCGACGGTCGAGCGGGAAGGGGCGCGCTTCGCGTTCGAGCCTGCGTCCCGCGCCCCCGCCTCCCTGCGGGTGAAGGGGAGCCTCGCCACCCTCCTCCACGCCCGCATCAGGGAGGAGGACCTCAGCGCCGAGCGCCTCTCCGGGATCACGTATTCGCTCGGCCTCGGCGCCCTCGGGAGCGGGGTCGAAGACACGATGCCCTATCTCGGCGAGATGATGACCCTGCACGGCTCGATGATCTGGCTCCCGACCGACGGCCACGATACGCCCGACTTTTTCGTGCCGGCCGGAGACACCGGGGCGGTCAGGGCCTATACGGCGTTCAACCTCTCGCTGGAAGGGTCGTTCAACGAGGTCGCCGTCGTGGAGGCGGCCGGCGAGGAGGGGATCGCCCTCGACGCCCTGTACCGCGCCATCTTCGCCCTGGCGAAGGAGAGGAGGAAGGAGTGCCGCGGCGTTCTGGCGACGGCGATCTGGGGCGTGGTTGCCGGCGTCCAGAGCACCGGGATCAAGCGGTCGCCGATCGCACGGGACGCACCCGCAAACGGCGGTTCGATCCTGGACCCGGAGAACTACGACGACTGGATGGACGTCTGCACCGAGATGAAGTACGACGGATACAGCATCGTCACCTTCGGCATCGGCATCGACCTCTCGGCCGACCTCTCGGGCTACGATCCTGCGGCGCTCGACGCCATCGACGCCGGGCACGCGGGACCGTCCGGCCTCTCCCTCCACAACCACGGCGTCGTCTTCAGGGGCGTCCCGTGGGACGCGGAGACCGACCTCGTGAGGGGGATCGAGCGGTGTCTTGCAGAGGGGGAGTTCGTGGATATGCGCCACCTCCTGGATACGACGCGGATCCGCAGGGCAAAGATCGGGATCGCGTATATTTCGGCGATAAAACAGGAGTAA
- a CDS encoding class I SAM-dependent methyltransferase — MAGEEWEQDYLARGERWGGAVHDLPAIAGCGRVLEVGCGNGKTLAAIAANNAGVVGIDCSAAAIALARRSVRDAAHLLVADVRALPFRGGSYDAVCAFHVLGHMEEGDRMLAAGALSSVLREGGSLFFRGFSTADMRYGKGVETEPASYRRGDGILTHYFTEEEVADLFPSLAPVRLLTRTWPLRVRGTAHLRAEIEGIFRKQPAVR; from the coding sequence ATGGCCGGGGAAGAATGGGAGCAGGATTACCTGGCCAGGGGAGAGCGCTGGGGCGGGGCGGTCCACGATCTTCCCGCGATTGCGGGGTGCGGGCGCGTTCTTGAAGTCGGGTGCGGCAATGGAAAGACGCTCGCCGCGATCGCCGCAAACAATGCCGGTGTTGTCGGGATAGATTGTTCTGCCGCGGCGATCGCCCTTGCCCGCAGATCGGTCCGCGACGCCGCCCACCTGCTCGTCGCCGACGTGCGTGCCCTCCCGTTCAGGGGCGGGAGTTACGACGCCGTTTGCGCCTTCCATGTGCTGGGCCACATGGAGGAAGGCGATCGGATGCTGGCGGCAGGGGCGTTGAGCAGCGTGCTCCGCGAGGGGGGAAGCCTTTTTTTCCGGGGTTTTTCCACCGCGGACATGCGCTATGGTAAGGGGGTGGAGACGGAGCCCGCCTCGTACCGGCGGGGCGACGGCATACTCACGCACTATTTTACCGAGGAAGAGGTCGCCGACCTCTTCCCCTCCCTCGCCCCGGTGCGCCTCCTGACCCGGACGTGGCCCCTCAGGGTCAGGGGGACGGCGCACCTGCGCGCCGAGATCGAGGGGATCTTCCGGAAACAGCCGGCGGTTCGGTGA